One window from the genome of Cryptomeria japonica chromosome 6, Sugi_1.0, whole genome shotgun sequence encodes:
- the LOC131067976 gene encoding cytochrome P450 76C2 — translation MDTHLLYCYSVLVSSVLVLLSVLLWRRNAKSLPLPPRPPAWPLIGNLFLLGKKPNESLFALSQQYGPLMTLFLGMKTIVVVSSAAMAKEVLKTHDNIFAGRVVIHAAKILSHHKSSIIWAENGSQWRKFRRICTTELFSPKKLQTSQHVRRDSVFQMIQLVFQENSLKEKSVNFADLIFHTGLNMLSNMMFSTKVFDPNNPDSVKFTNALTSGVKLAEKPNLADFFPWLEFLDLHGVDHKMAAHLKRAHHFLDLWISNRLARRSRELNDEREKEKDFLDVLLDLRSHDLSLTNIRAIIFDLLVAGSDTTGATLEWALAELIHNPDKMKKVQVELEEVVGHSRRVEESDIEHLLYLHAVVKEVLRLYPAGPLLIPHRATSSCEIEGFLIPKDTQVWVNVWAIGRDPAVWKEPCKFMPERFLEGEKAKKDFKGQDFEFIPFGAGRRICLGLPLADKMLHFILASLLHSFDWRLPNGTSTKELDMDYLFGVVLKKRQNLQAIPTPRLQHHIFVLQ, via the exons ATGGACACCCATCTGTTGTACTGCTATTCTGTGCTTGTTAGCAGTGTTTTGGTCTTACTCTCCGTACTACTATGGAGAAGAAACGCGAAGAGCCTTCCTCTTCCACCTAGACCACCTGCTTGGCCTCTTATAGGAAACCTTTTTCTGCTTGGCAAAAAACCCAATGAATCCCTATTTGCCCTTTCTCAGCAATATGGTCCATTGATGACACTCTTTCTTGGCATGAAAACAATTGTGGTGGTGTCCTCTGCTGCCATGGCCAAGGAGGTGCTCAAAACCCATGACAACATCTTTGCAGGGCGGGTTGTCATTCATGCAGCCAAAATACTTTCTCACCACAAGTCCTCGATAATATGGGCTGAAAATGGATCCCAGTGGCGAAAATTCAGACGTATTTGCACTACAGAGCTTTTCTCTCCCAAGAAACTCCAAACTTCGCAGCATGTCAGAAGAGATTCAGTTTTCCAAATGATTCAATTGGTTTTCCAGGAAAACAGTCTGAAGGAAAAGAGCGTGAACTTTGCTGATTTGATATTCCACACGGGTCTGAACATGTTAAGTAATATGATGTTCAGTACAAAGGTATTCGACCCAAATAATCCCGATTCTGTGAAGTTCACTAATGCTCTTACTTCAGGGGTGAAGCTTGCCGAAAAACCCAATTTGGCTGATTTTTTTCCATGGCTTGAGTTTCTGGATCTTCATGGTGTAGACCATAAGATGGCAGCCCATTTAAAACGAGCTCATCATTTCTTAGATCTATGGATAAGCAATAGACTGGCGAGGAGAAGCAGAGAGCTGAATgatgaaagagaaaaagagaaggaTTTTCTGGACGTGTTGCTCGATTTGAGAAGCCATGATCTCAGTCTGACAAACATCAGAGCAATCATTTTT GATCTGTTAGTGGCTGGTAGTGACACAACTGGTGCAACACTAGAATGGGCTTTGGCAGAACTAATTCATAATCCAGATAAGATGAAAAAAGTTCAAGTGGAATTGGAGGAGGTCGTAGGTCACAGTAGAAGAGTGGAAGAATCTGATATTGAGCATCTACTTTACCTCCATGCAGTGGTGAAAGAAGTGCTTCGACTGTATCCGGCCGGTCCTCTTCTCATCCCTCACAGAGCGACTAGTTCTTGTGAAATAGAGGGGTTTTTGATCCCCAAAGACACACAAGTGTGGGTTAATGTGTGGGCAATAGGAAGGGATCCTGCTGTGTGGAAGGAGCCCTGCAAATTTATGCCAGAGAGATTTTTGGAGGGTGAGAAGGCTAAGAAGGATTTTAAGGGACAAGATTTTGAGTTTATACCATTTGGAGCAGGGAGAAGAATATGCCTAGGGCTTCCTTTGGCTGATAAGATGCTTCATTTTATTTTGGCTTCACTGCTCCATTCCTTCGACTGGAGACTTCCTAATGGAACGAGCACAAAGGAACTAGACATGGACTATCTATTTGGAGTGGTACTGAAGAAGCGTCAAAATTTGCAAGCAATCCCCACACCACGCCTACAACACCACATATTTGTTCTTCAATAG